The Bradyrhizobium sp. CCGB01 genome segment CGCCATGCTCTTCGGGATCAGCGCGGCAGCGCAGGCCGGCGAAGGCCGTCTGCTCTACGCGAGCCTCGGCGACACCACGCGTGCGCCGATCGGCTGGGTCGAGTTCTGTGCGGATAATGCCGCCCAGTGCCAGGGCGCGCCGACGCAACCGCGCGACATCGTGATGTCGCAGGCCGCATGGCGCGACCTCGTCAAGGTCAATCGCTGGGTCAACGAGACCGTCAAGCCTTTGACCGACCAGGAGCACTGGGGCGTGATCGAGAAGTGGTCGCTGCCGACCGATGGTTACGGCGACTGTGAAGACTACGTGCTGCTGAAGCGCAAGATGCTGATCGATGCCGGATGGCCGCGCGAGGCCCTGCTCATCACCGTCGTGCGTGACAAGAAGGGCGAAGGACACGCGGTGCTGACGGTGAAGACCGACAAGGGCGAGTTCGTTCTCGACAATCAGAACGAGAACGTCGTTGCCTGGACGGAGACCGGCTACCGCTTCGTCAAGCGCCAGTCACAGAGCGATCCCAATATCTGGGTCTCGCTCGGCGACACCAAGCCGGCGGTCTCCACCGCCAGCGCCAAGAACTAGCAGTCAGGAAAACGAGTTACGCGACCCGGTCACATCCCCACCCCTCCCCGTCCCAGACCGGTTCGCGCGCGGCCAGCCATCCCCCAATGGCTGGCCGCAACTTTTTTGGGGCTTCGAGAGGCGATCAATCCTGCTGAGCTTGCCGCGACCAGGGCACGCGCGCGGCGGTGAAATCGCGCCACGTGGCTTGCAGGGCCGGCTGCACGCCGACCGATGCGCGGGCCTGCCAGCCGGCGATCGCGGCCGCGGCGATGGCGCTGTCGGGCTCGGCACCGAGCCCGTCGAGCAGCGATGCCGTAACGGCCATGTCGTTGAAGGCGCCGAGCTCCTCCTGCAGACCGGCGAGCCTGCGCGAGAATTTTCTGGCGGACTTGCGATCCTCGAACAACGGCAGCAGGAACTCGCTGAGATAGCGCAGCCGCTTGGTCGCAAGACGCACCCGGTGCAGCTGCTCGGCGGGAAGCGACTTGAAGCGGCGGCCGCGCTTGAGCACCTTGGCATATTGCTCCGACAGGATGCGCTGCGCGAAGTTGACGGCGGGATCGGCGAGCTGGCCGAGATCTTCGGCGGCAACGTCGTTGCGCCAGCCCCGCGTCTCGATCCAGTTTCCGAGGCCGATCAGAAACACGGCGCAGCGGCGATCGTCGAGCGCATCATGCGCCTTGCGATAGGCGTCCGACTGGCGCTCGGCCGCAGCCCGGCCCAGCGCATCGAAGCCGGCGATCGACGGACAGGCCTTCGCGATCGTCGGCAAGGTCTCGAGCTGGAACACATCCCAGTCGCGCGCGGCCGACAGGTCTTGCGCCAGCCATTTTGCTTCCGAGCGCAGCGCGTCGAGATTGCTGAGCGCGCCGACCGACCGCATCAGGTCGAGCGCCGATCGCAGCCGGCGCAGCGAGACGCGAAGCTGATGCACGCCTTCCGGATTGCGGCCGTCCTCGGCCGCCGGCAGCGACTGAAGCAGATGAAGGAAGCATGACCGCAGGATCGTCGAAAAGGCCTCATCTAGCGTGACCGACGCATCGAGGCGAAGCTTTCGCGGGCGGCGCGCCGCCGGCGGCTCGTCGGCGGCAAGATCAAAACCGCGCGCCGACTTGGTACGGATGGACGGCTTCACCGCCCCCTGCTCGGCGAGCCGCAATGCGACCTCGTAGATCGCGCCGGCGCTGCCGCTCTTCAGCTCAAGCTCGATCTCGCTGACCGGCATCGCGCGGTCGCCGGCCGTCAGCTCACCTTGATCGAAGGCGATTTCGACCGAGCCGGACGGCAGGTCGATCACCCGCGCATGACGATGGATATCGGCGGTGAAGACGGCTTCGAGCGGCTGCACTTCAAGGCGACTGCGAAGCTTCTCCGGAATGAAAGGCATTGCCAGGGCGAGATCGGGCGCGAGCGAGGGCACGCTCGCCTCCCATTCGCCGCGGCGCAACGGATCGTCCACAGCGTCCGTCTTCACGGTCTGCACGAAGCGCGCGCCGCTTTGGCGGACGCGCAGGCTCAGGCCGTTGCGCCGAAGCAGCCGTTCGGGCGTGTCGTAATAGACCGACTTGAGATGCTTGCGCGTGCCCTTGTTGCGCGCGTTCGCCGCGATGACCGGCGCAGCGTTGAAATGCGCCATGCGATCGCCATCGACGACAAGCTTGAGCTCGATTTCACCGACCGGACGCGCGGCAGCGTTCGACTGGGGTGGCTCCGGTGCGGGCGTCACCTCTTGCGATGGCGTCTGATCCATCACAGCACCCTCGATCGCAGGTTCCGTGCGGGGCTCGGCCGGTTCACGCGGCCTGAGGAAGCCGGCGACGATTTGCGTTCTCTTACTATCCTTTGGGACAGGATTCCCGTCCGGCGCGCTCATCGCTTTGCGAGCCGGCGTAGTGTCTGATTTCAGCATTTCCGGTGACATGACAGTTCTATGACAGAGCACCAGCATATAGCCGGTCAGGCCCGCGAGGAATAGTCACGTTACGTCGCAGCACATCATGGTCCACATGCACATGGCGCACGCCGGACATCGAAGAGGACTGTCATAATTCGCTTGGCGTCACGAATTAAATTGCCGCGGCGTACAGCAAGTGATCGAATTGATAGCGAATCTCGCATTGTTCGAAACCGAGATGAACGCGTCAGCGAGCTTGACTCATGCTAGCCGAAAAATTCTTTCTGGTTTTGGAGACGCTTAGAAGTCACGCGGACGATGACAGCCCCGAAATTGTGACAAGCCGCATCGTGACGAACCGTGCGCAGCCGGCTGCGGTTCCGGAGGCCGAGTCCGATTCACGGCGCAAAAATCCGATTGCGGGCGAACGGGACTAGAAACGATCCAGGGACGGGCCGGTGCGTCAGTGCGCGAGCGTGTTCTTGTAGACCTTGCCGTCCTTCATGATCACCAGAAAATTTTTGGCGGGATCCTCGACCAGCTTGATGTTGTCGAGCGGATTGCCGTCGACCAGCAGGAGATCCGCGAGCGCGCCCTCGACCACCACGCCGAGCTTGCCGGGATAGGGATTGCGCAGGCCGGAGAGGTTCAGCAGTTCGGCATTCGTCGATGTCGCCATGGCGAGCGCTTCGGCCGGCGTGTACCAGCGCGTCAGCGCGGCCAGCATTGAGCCCTGCTTGTCCGCCAGCGCCTTCGAGAACAGGACGTCGGTGCCGAACGCGGTCTTGATGCCGTACTTTTTCGCCAGCCCATAGACCCGGTCGGTGCCGGCAACCACCTGCCGCATCTTGTCCTGCTCTGCAGGTCCAAGCGCGGCAGCTCCGGCGAGATCGAGGAATGGTTGCGTGCTGAGCCAGATTCCCTTCTCCGCCATCAGCCGGGCGCTCGCCTCGTCCATGAGATGGCCATGCTCGATGCATCTGACGCCGGCTGCGACCGAGCGCTGGATCGCGACCGGCGTGTAGGCGTGGGTCGCGACATAGGTGCCCCAATTGTCGGCGGCTTCGACCGCCGCGCGCAACTCGGGCTCGGTGAAGGTGGAGACATCGAGCGGACTGAACGGCGATGCGACGCCGCCGCCCGCCGTGAGCTTGACCTGCGAAGCACCCCGCATCAATTGCTCGCGCGCGCGAACCCGGACTTCGTCCGGACTGTCGGCGACCATGCTGCCGCCGATCTGCTCCATGCGGCTCAGCATTCCCCCGATCGTGCGCGGCAGATCAGAGAGCTGACGGAAGTCGCCATGGCCGCTGGTGATGGTGATCATCGCGCCGGAGGGATAGATGCGGGGACCGGCGACGAGATCCTCGTCGATGGCCTGCTTTAACCCGAAGGAAGGTCCCCCCATGTCGCGCACGGTGGTGAAGCCGCGCATCAGCGTCGCCGTCGCCTCGGCCGCGGCGAGCAGATTGTTGTAGCCGACATCGCCTGCGAGCGCGGCCATCGGCGTGGGGCGCACCAGCATCGCGTGCCAATGCGCGTCGATCAGCCCCGGCATCAGCACGCGTCCGCCGCCGTCGATCACTTGCGCGGCGGCGGTCATGTCGCCAGCCGAGATCTTCTCGATGATCTTGTTCCGGACAAGAACACTGGACGGTGCGGAGAGTGAAGCTGACTTGCCGTCGAATATCCTGATGTTGCGGAACAGGACCGTGGAGTCCTGCTGCGCCAATGCCGGCAAAGAGAGACCGAAGACCGCTCCAGCGAAACCAAGCAACGTGGCGGCTCGCACGAGCGCCAGCGGCGTACTCCAACCTGACATATGAAATCTCCGCCGCGCTATGCGGGTTTTGCTGCGGGTAGCCAGGCGAAGGTCAGCCACCCGATGCCGTGGGACAGAAGGTCGATGCCAAGCAGCAATCCCAGCACCCAGAGTCCCGTCATCGGAAAGCCCGTGAGGATGATGAGACCCGCGACAACGCCGAACAGGCCGGACGCGACCATGATGCCGCCGCCCTGCTGCCAGCGGCCGATGCCGACCAGCACACGCACGACACCGGAGACCAGCAGCGCGATGCCCAGCACATAGGTGAGCAGGAGGGCGCCGGTCAGCGGCTGGCTGACGAGAATGATGCCGAAGGCGATGTAGAGGGCGCCGAGTATGATCTGCCAGACCAAGCCGCCCCAACCTTTGGTCCAGAACGCGTGGAAGATCTCGAAGGCGCCCGCGGCGATCGCCATCCAGCCGATGAACAGCGCGCTGACCACCGTGAAGAGCGCGATGTCGCCCAGCACCATCAGTCCCGCGAAGACCATGAACAGGCCCAGCAGCACGCACACCCAGCGCCGCGGTTGCGGCAAGCCGGTCGCGCCCATCGGCGAACTATGGTCGTATGTCGTCATGATATCCTCCTCCTTTTATCTCCAACGGCAGCCACAGCTCTCCCTCACGAAGTCCGCGCCCTTTTCTTCAATTCAGGTTTTCGCAGCTGGCTCATCGCTGGGAATCTCACCCGGCAGATAGCCGGGAAGCCGTCCCGCCGGGATGATCGCGATCAGCGCGAGACCCGCCATGATGAGCAGCCCGATCTTCAGCGCGCGCAGCCGCGCCTCGGTGTTGACCCGCACGGCCTCCGCGACCTGCTGCGGCGATCCGCTGGTGCCTTCCAGCACGCTGCGCAGGCGGTCGTTGCTGACGAAGGTGATGTTGTCGAGATCGACCTGGGCCTGAAGCTCCGGCGTCAGCACAGGGCTCGCCGTGATCTTGCCGAGCGCGATGGTGCTGAGCAGGCCGACCATGAGCGCGCCCGCCACCGCCGTTCCGACCGCCGAGGCCAGATTCTGCGTCGTGCCACGCAAGGAGCCGACGTCGCCGGCGAGCGTCTTCGGCGACGACGTCACCAGGACGTTGAACAGCAGCGTCACCAGCGAACCCTGGCCGATGCCGAACAGGACGAGCCCGAACAGCACGGGAACCTCGCTCCAGTCGTTACGCACGACGAAAGCAAGCCAGACCAAGCCGACTGTGCAGAACGCGAAACCGTAGCGGCCGATCTGGCGAGGCGTCAGCCGCTCGTAGACATTGACGATCAGCATTGCCGAGAAGAAGACCGTGAGGTTGAACGGCATCATCGCAATCGCAGTCGCAAGCGGCGTCCGTCCCTGCACGATCTGGATGTAGAGCGGCACGGTGAAGTTCAAGGCGGCCTCGAGCGCGACCACCGCGAACAGCGCATAGACCGCGCAGCGTTCCTCAACCGAGTCGATCACCGCGAGTGCCAGGAGCGGCGTCTTGCCTGCGGCCTGGCGCCGGTGGGTCCACATCAGGAACGCCTGGCCAAGCACGATGCCGAGCACGATCATGACCGGCGCGGGTGAGAGACCGAGCAGATCGAACGGCGCGTTCGCCGTCGCCACCGCGAGGCCCCAGCCGTTCAGATTGTTGAAGCCGAAGCTGATCAGAATGATCGCGCTTGCGGCAAGCATCACGCCGACGAGATCGATCTGCACGTCGGGCCGGCCGCGGTCGGGCTTGAGGCGGAAGCTCATCAGGAAAACGATGGCGGAGGCCGCGATCAGGACGCCGAAGGCCGGCCGCCAGCCGATGTAGGTTCCCAGCACGCCGCCGATGACGAAGGCCAAAACGCCCGCGGCTGCGCGTGCCGAACCGAGCGCGCCCAGTGCGGTCGCCTGCTGCCGGCCGGCATAGTTCTCGGCGATCAGCGCCACGAGCGATGGCACGATCACCGCGCCGGCTGCGCCGCAGAGTGCCTGCGCCGAAATCATGACCGTGGCCGAGGGGCTGAACGTCATCATGAGCTGCGACACGAAGAACAGCACCACGGCGCCGCGGAACACCTGCAACGCGCCAAAACGCTGCGCGAGCTTGGCGCCGAGCATCACGAAGCCCGCGACCAGCATCGAGTAAGCGACAATTCCGGTTGCGACCGTGGTCGGCGCCACGCCGAAGCTCGCAACCATGCCGCCCATCGCCACCGGCAAGGATGCCACATTGAATGACATGATCATCTGGCCGAGTGCGATTGCGATCATGGGAACCCATGACGCGCGCTCCTCCTGGTGAATACCGCCGATCGACATTGTTTGCGTGACCATGACGTCCTCCGGCTTGATCGGTGTTGCGATCGGCTAGGCCGCCCGGCCCACCGACCTCTCGGGCATTCATTGCTCCGGTTGCGACACGAACAGATCCATCCCCAGCCGCTGCGACAGGAACTTTGCGGCAAGCTGCCCCCGCACGCTGTTGCCGGCGGCATCGAGCGGCGGCGCGAAGGTGCCGAAGCCGCCCTTGCCCGGCGACACCGCGACGATGCCGCCGCCGATCCCGCTCTTCCCGGGCAGCCCGATGTCGTAGAGCCAGTCGCCCGAGGTCTCGTAGAGGCCGGCCGTGATCATGACGGCGAGCGCGTAGTGACAGACCGACGCATCGACCACGCGCTGCTTCGTCACCGGATTGACGCCGCCGTCGGCCAGCGTCGCACCCATCACGGCGAGATCGCGGGCGCTCACATTGAGCGAGCATTGCCGCGTGTAGAGATCGGTCGCCTCCTTTGCATCGCAATAGATGCGGTCGTAGCTCTCCAGCAGTCGCGCGATGCTGCGATTGCGAAAATTGGTCTCCGAGGCCGATGCGTAGACCTCTTCGTTGAGCGGCAGCTTGCGGCCGGCAAAGCGCGACAGCCCGTCATGGATAAATGCCCATCTGTCCGCGGCGGTGGCGCCCGGCGCGAGGCTGGTCGTGGCGATCGCACCGGCATTCACCATCGGATTAGTACGGCCGCTGCCCTGCTCGATCGCGGCGAGCGAGTTGAACGGGAGCCCGGTGGCGTTCGCGCCGAGCTTTGCGCGTGCCTCCTCCGGCCCGATGGTCTCGCAAACCAGTGCGAACAGGAACGGTTTTGACACGCTCATGATGGAGAATTCGTAGTCGACCTCGCCGGCGCCATAGACCTGCCCGCTGGTTGCGACGACACAGACGCCGAACAGCTCGCTCGGCACGCGCACGAGCGCGGGATAGACCTGCGAGTTGCTTCCGTCGCGATTTGATTGAAACCGTCGCTGCGCTTCGTTCACCAGCGACTGCACGATCTCCGGGCCGGGCAAGTGGCCGGTCGAG includes the following:
- a CDS encoding transglutaminase-like cysteine peptidase, translating into MFDFRGQGKGLALAAMLFGISAAAQAGEGRLLYASLGDTTRAPIGWVEFCADNAAQCQGAPTQPRDIVMSQAAWRDLVKVNRWVNETVKPLTDQEHWGVIEKWSLPTDGYGDCEDYVLLKRKMLIDAGWPREALLITVVRDKKGEGHAVLTVKTDKGEFVLDNQNENVVAWTETGYRFVKRQSQSDPNIWVSLGDTKPAVSTASAKN
- a CDS encoding CYTH and CHAD domain-containing protein; this translates as MLKSDTTPARKAMSAPDGNPVPKDSKRTQIVAGFLRPREPAEPRTEPAIEGAVMDQTPSQEVTPAPEPPQSNAAARPVGEIELKLVVDGDRMAHFNAAPVIAANARNKGTRKHLKSVYYDTPERLLRRNGLSLRVRQSGARFVQTVKTDAVDDPLRRGEWEASVPSLAPDLALAMPFIPEKLRSRLEVQPLEAVFTADIHRHARVIDLPSGSVEIAFDQGELTAGDRAMPVSEIELELKSGSAGAIYEVALRLAEQGAVKPSIRTKSARGFDLAADEPPAARRPRKLRLDASVTLDEAFSTILRSCFLHLLQSLPAAEDGRNPEGVHQLRVSLRRLRSALDLMRSVGALSNLDALRSEAKWLAQDLSAARDWDVFQLETLPTIAKACPSIAGFDALGRAAAERQSDAYRKAHDALDDRRCAVFLIGLGNWIETRGWRNDVAAEDLGQLADPAVNFAQRILSEQYAKVLKRGRRFKSLPAEQLHRVRLATKRLRYLSEFLLPLFEDRKSARKFSRRLAGLQEELGAFNDMAVTASLLDGLGAEPDSAIAAAAIAGWQARASVGVQPALQATWRDFTAARVPWSRQAQQD
- a CDS encoding amidohydrolase family protein — protein: MSGWSTPLALVRAATLLGFAGAVFGLSLPALAQQDSTVLFRNIRIFDGKSASLSAPSSVLVRNKIIEKISAGDMTAAAQVIDGGGRVLMPGLIDAHWHAMLVRPTPMAALAGDVGYNNLLAAAEATATLMRGFTTVRDMGGPSFGLKQAIDEDLVAGPRIYPSGAMITITSGHGDFRQLSDLPRTIGGMLSRMEQIGGSMVADSPDEVRVRAREQLMRGASQVKLTAGGGVASPFSPLDVSTFTEPELRAAVEAADNWGTYVATHAYTPVAIQRSVAAGVRCIEHGHLMDEASARLMAEKGIWLSTQPFLDLAGAAALGPAEQDKMRQVVAGTDRVYGLAKKYGIKTAFGTDVLFSKALADKQGSMLAALTRWYTPAEALAMATSTNAELLNLSGLRNPYPGKLGVVVEGALADLLLVDGNPLDNIKLVEDPAKNFLVIMKDGKVYKNTLAH
- a CDS encoding HdeD family acid-resistance protein — its product is MTTYDHSSPMGATGLPQPRRWVCVLLGLFMVFAGLMVLGDIALFTVVSALFIGWMAIAAGAFEIFHAFWTKGWGGLVWQIILGALYIAFGIILVSQPLTGALLLTYVLGIALLVSGVVRVLVGIGRWQQGGGIMVASGLFGVVAGLIILTGFPMTGLWVLGLLLGIDLLSHGIGWLTFAWLPAAKPA
- a CDS encoding MFS transporter yields the protein MVTQTMSIGGIHQEERASWVPMIAIALGQMIMSFNVASLPVAMGGMVASFGVAPTTVATGIVAYSMLVAGFVMLGAKLAQRFGALQVFRGAVVLFFVSQLMMTFSPSATVMISAQALCGAAGAVIVPSLVALIAENYAGRQQATALGALGSARAAAGVLAFVIGGVLGTYIGWRPAFGVLIAASAIVFLMSFRLKPDRGRPDVQIDLVGVMLAASAIILISFGFNNLNGWGLAVATANAPFDLLGLSPAPVMIVLGIVLGQAFLMWTHRRQAAGKTPLLALAVIDSVEERCAVYALFAVVALEAALNFTVPLYIQIVQGRTPLATAIAMMPFNLTVFFSAMLIVNVYERLTPRQIGRYGFAFCTVGLVWLAFVVRNDWSEVPVLFGLVLFGIGQGSLVTLLFNVLVTSSPKTLAGDVGSLRGTTQNLASAVGTAVAGALMVGLLSTIALGKITASPVLTPELQAQVDLDNITFVSNDRLRSVLEGTSGSPQQVAEAVRVNTEARLRALKIGLLIMAGLALIAIIPAGRLPGYLPGEIPSDEPAAKT
- the glsA gene encoding glutaminase A, producing MARPLADERETAYVSTGHLPGPEIVQSLVNEAQRRFQSNRDGSNSQVYPALVRVPSELFGVCVVATSGQVYGAGEVDYEFSIMSVSKPFLFALVCETIGPEEARAKLGANATGLPFNSLAAIEQGSGRTNPMVNAGAIATTSLAPGATAADRWAFIHDGLSRFAGRKLPLNEEVYASASETNFRNRSIARLLESYDRIYCDAKEATDLYTRQCSLNVSARDLAVMGATLADGGVNPVTKQRVVDASVCHYALAVMITAGLYETSGDWLYDIGLPGKSGIGGGIVAVSPGKGGFGTFAPPLDAAGNSVRGQLAAKFLSQRLGMDLFVSQPEQ